One segment of Puntigrus tetrazona isolate hp1 unplaced genomic scaffold, ASM1883169v1 S000000176, whole genome shotgun sequence DNA contains the following:
- the zmp:0000000936 gene encoding interleukin-1 receptor type 1, translated as MGQLSLVFLLAVLWAAECGVISTQEPVGSGSCVDYGQEFDRVYSVPGEVVILECPLSPAETPFNVTWYDDRTGSEITDLEQNVTLRNTQVWFFNVTLQQQGKYTCVVRTAGGDCYKKSTGLVVTEMSSENCERPQKGLQRVRAHGNDLLVCPLRRYLESVDSPSIRWYKNCDLLREDEKFAPNKDMLNILQINPDDAGAYTCTMSFLLAGVVREMAETIECEVVDDNLNKPQVIEPVNETIKVENGSSFGKDCVVHVRGKGVVMVNVVWAQLESEDVFISKNTSQRVHQKLVSKSQTEDGYRIVQRLLLSAVSEEDFYLNFTCIVSSSRGYLTGQITLVPPDPNLFLLLGLLLGLVALLFVSGVLLCTVFKVELALCVRTVFPFVYKTTEGDGKQYDAYIAFPRVLEGSSEKAEIFAMSTLPQVLEGQYGYKLFILGRDGLPGEAVVDVVQDALSRCRRLLLLYTAASLCSPEALEWAEQQTGLYQALVENSMSVVLLELEEIREPLLLPRAVRLLKDKQGALQAWKRRKRWPFWDRTSEGSVSSLKPSARFWREVRYRMPVRGKAKQRNWFSF; from the exons ATGGGTCAGTTGTCCCTCGTTTTTCTGCTCGCTGTACTTTGGGCGGCTGAATGTGGCGTAATATCAACTCAAGAGCCTGTAGGTTCAG GGTCGTGTGTGGATTACGGACAGGAGTTTGACCGGGTGTACTCGGTCCCGGGTGAAGTGGTCATTCTGGAGTGCCCGCTGAGTCCCGCTGAAACGCCGTTTAACGTCACGTGGTACGATGACAGAACGGGCTCCGAGATCACGGACCTGGAGCAGAACGTCACGCTCAGGAACACACAAGTGTGGTTCTTCAACGTCACGCTGCAGCAGCAAGGAAAGTACACATGTGTGGTCAG GACCGCCGGGGGCGATTGCTACAAGAAGTCGACGGGGCTGGTGGTGACCGAGATGTCGTCGGAAAACTGCGAGCGGCCGCAGAAGGGCCTCCAGCGGGTCAGGGCTCACGGGAACGATCTGCTCGTCTGCCCTCTGAGGAGATACCTGGAGAGCGTGGACAGCCCGTCCATCCGCTGGTACAAG AACTGCGACCTCCTTCGAGAAGATGAGAAGTTCGCTCCGAATAAAGATATGCTCAACATACTCCAAATAAACCCCGACGACGCCGGAGCTTACACCTGCACAATGAGCTTTCTTTTAGCCGGCGTCGTGCGAGAAATGGCCGAAACCATCGAGTGTGAAGTAGTGG aTGACAATTTAAATAAACCCCAAGTGATCGAGCCTGTCAATGAGACCATCAAAGTGGAGAACG GTTCGTCCTTCGGGAAGGACTGCGTCGTCCACGTTCGGGGTAAAGGCGTCGTCATGGTCAACGTGGTCTGGGCCCAGCTGGAGTCTGAAGATGTGTTCATCTCCAAAAACACGTCGCAGCGCGTTCATCAGAAGCTCGTGAG TAAAAGCCAAACGGAGGATGGCTATCGTATCGTGCAAAGGCTCCTGCTGTCTGCCGTCTCTGAAGAGGATTTCTATTTAAACTTCACCTGTATCGTGTCCAGCAGCCGAGGATATCTGACCGGTCAGATCACGCTCGTCCCTCCAG ATCCGAACCTCTTCTTGCTTCTTGGTCTTCTCCTGGGTTTGGTGGCATTGCTCTTCGTGTCCGGTGTGCTTCTGTGCACCGTGTTCAAGGTGGAGCTGGCCTTGTGCGTCAGGACGGTGTTTCCATTTGTCTACAAAACCACAG AGGGTGACGGCAAGCAGTACGATGCATACATCGCCTTTCCCAGAGTCCTCGAGGGCTCGAGCGAAAAGGCGGAGATTTTTGCGATGAGCACTTTGCCGCAGGTTCTGGAGGGCCAGTACGGCTATAAACTGTTCATCCTGGGCCGGGACGGCCTGCCTGGGGAAG CGGTGGTGGACGTGGTCCAGGACGCTCTGAGCCGCTGCCGCAGGCTGCTTCTGCTCTACACGGCGGCGTCTCTCTGCAGCCCCGAGGCGCTGGAGTGGGCCGAGCAGCAGACCGGTCTCTACCAGGCGCTGGTGGAGAACTCCATGAGCGTGGTGCTGCTGGAGCTGGAGGAGATCCGCGAGCCGCTGCTCCTGCCTCGCGCCGTGCGCCTCCTCAAGGACAAACAGGGAGCTCTTCAGGCctggaagaggaggaagaggtgGCCGTTCTGGGACAGGACGTCAGAGGGGAGCGTGTCCTCTCTGAAACCCTCGGCACGCTTCTGGAGGGAGGTGCGCTACCGCATGCCGGTCAGAGGCAAAGCTAAACAGAGAAACTGgtttagtttctga